DNA sequence from the Halorussus limi genome:
AACTGGAGCACCTCGTTCATGTTGGCCGAGATGAGTTCGCCGAGTTTCTTCGGGTCGCCGCCCATCTGTCGCCCGACGAGGAACATCTCGGAGAACTTCTGGATGAGGTACGACCGCGAGTCGGCGGTGAAGTGTCGCCACGCCATCGAGGGTTCGATGCGCATGTTGAGACGCTTGTAGAGGTCGCTGACGTTGTCGGTCAGCGCGCCGAAGTCCTTGCCACGGAGGCTCTGGAGGACCTTGGTGGTGGTACTCTGCTTCGCGGTCTCGGTCGCACCGAGCGCCCGGATGAAACTCGTGAACTCCTCGTCACGCTCCTTGATGCTCTCCTCTTCCCTCCGCGCGACGATGCCGGGGAGCAACAGCGGCGTAGTCGGAATCGCGGCGTAGATGGGGAGCGGAATCGCGTCGGGGTCGATGCCGGTCCGCCCCAGTAAAATGAGCAGGCAGGCGCCGATGAGCGCGAGGGTCAGTGCGAATCCGACCGCGACCGCAATGCGGATGCGCCACTCCGAGTCGGTGGTGTGTTCCTCCGGGTGGTACCACACCGGGTCGTAGGGCGCGGTGTTGCGAATCATCACGAGGAACCCGGTCTGGACGAACGCGAACATGACGACGACCGCGCTGACCGTCATCGTGGGGTTGGTCCCGGTCAGAATCGGCAGGACCGTGGCGAACACCAGCGCGAACGTCACGGACAGCACCATCGAGAGATAGAGGTCCTTCATCACTTCGAGGTTCTGGAGCGACCCCTCGTAGATGGTGACGTAGTTCTGGATGACCACGTCCTGCTCGCTCAGCAGGAAGTCCTGAATCTCCTGCCCCGCGTTGATGGTGTAGGCGAGTCGGTCGAGGAAGTCGGCGAACGGCTTGCTCGGCGACTTGTTCGCTCGGATGCGCAGGGCGTCGTCGAGGCTCTGGTTCCACGTGTCCACGAGTTGCGTGATGCGGCGCATCTCCTCGGCCAGCGCGCCGTACTCCTCCTCCTCGCCGAGCGTCCGGAACACCTCGACACGGTCGATGTTCGCGGTCGAGAGGATGGTCATGTGGGTGATGAACAGGTGGAGGCGGTCCTCTATCTCCTTGCGCTTCTGGTCGCGCAGAATCTTCGGGTAGATGATTGCGACGACGATAGCCAGCAGGCCGAGCAGCGGAATCGGCGCGCTGATGAGCAGCGGGAAATCGGTGACGGCGTAGACCACCACGGTCAGCAGGAAGAACACGGCCGAGGGAGCCACGACCAGCGTGAGGTATCTGGAGACGGGCGTCTCCATGTGCTGGTAGGACTCGATAGTCGAGGACATGAACCCCGAGATGAGGTCCTTCACGTCCTTGGGGGCGTCCTCGGATTGTTCGTTAGTCGCCATGGTGGAAGCCGTCGGTGTTCGCGGGGTTTACGTTCCACCTTCAATTCTCTTTCCCTCGGAGTATTTCTACTGATACTCGGCGAGGTCTGATCGGTCGATGGAATCGCCCGAAAGAATCGAGAATGTCACTCGTTCTCGGGAGTCGTCTCAGGAAACGAAAGCACCGTCGTCGAACTCCCCGTCCGATTGGACGCCACTCACGGAGCGGTCAGCGTTCCGCCGTCCACTCGTCCCGTGGTTCGCCGCGGGAACCCTCGCTGAACGGGAAGGAGTGCGCTCCCAAAAACGTCCGCCTCAGTCGATGGACCGGTGGATGTCGAAGGGCAGTTCGTCCACCCCGCCGCGCTGGAACGCCTCGATGGTCTCGTTGACCTCGTGGTAGCCCAGAATGTTCTCCTCTATCATGCGCTCCATGAGTTCGGCCCGGAAGTCCAACTCCTTGTAGATGTCGCGGGTGTTCTCGTACCCGAGCAGGGTCGCGATCTGCTCTTCGAGGACGAAGGAGTTGTTCATCCCCTGGAAGACGATTTCGTCCTCGACGGGGTCCCAGTAGAACGACTGGCGGGTCACGACGCCGCC
Encoded proteins:
- the flaJ gene encoding archaellar assembly protein FlaJ, giving the protein MATNEQSEDAPKDVKDLISGFMSSTIESYQHMETPVSRYLTLVVAPSAVFFLLTVVVYAVTDFPLLISAPIPLLGLLAIVVAIIYPKILRDQKRKEIEDRLHLFITHMTILSTANIDRVEVFRTLGEEEEYGALAEEMRRITQLVDTWNQSLDDALRIRANKSPSKPFADFLDRLAYTINAGQEIQDFLLSEQDVVIQNYVTIYEGSLQNLEVMKDLYLSMVLSVTFALVFATVLPILTGTNPTMTVSAVVVMFAFVQTGFLVMIRNTAPYDPVWYHPEEHTTDSEWRIRIAVAVGFALTLALIGACLLILLGRTGIDPDAIPLPIYAAIPTTPLLLPGIVARREEESIKERDEEFTSFIRALGATETAKQSTTTKVLQSLRGKDFGALTDNVSDLYKRLNMRIEPSMAWRHFTADSRSYLIQKFSEMFLVGRQMGGDPKKLGELISANMNEVLQLRERRAQSTVTLIGVLYGITAASTFAFFIGLEIVQVLSQMSIGLNSSQLDITTIIHTNVYDIPTIEYLLVIITLLNAVLSSLMIRIADGGHKVNSYMHFVFLMWSSSLIAVFTRIVVGSFLNV